The Lathyrus oleraceus cultivar Zhongwan6 chromosome 5, CAAS_Psat_ZW6_1.0, whole genome shotgun sequence genome includes the window ATCAGCATTTCAGCTATTTCGCAAATTTGAGAGACTAAATTGTCCGGCTCTTACAATTTCAAAGACTAAAATGCTGTTTTACTCCATTTTGGTATAAAATTATCTGAATTTTTAGATTATGTTAAGACTTATACCAGCAGATTATGAAAAGAATGACTGCACACGCCCTTGAGCCTCCGGGCTTTAGAGGCTTCCCGCAACAGAAGCATCGACTGGCAACCATTATGACGATTTGACTAACAAGGAGGAATAGAAATGCTCCAACACCATAACCGGTTGATATATCCGAGTTATAGACACAATAGTTATAGTTTTCATCCCTGTCTGGAACAATCTTGGCCTACCAAATGAAAACAGAGATAATGTTTTCCGTAAATGTAAGAATTCCTTACTTGAATTATGAGTTACATTTGACTAGGATTGTAAGAACTTTGACTACTTAGTTCTTTAAGCAATTCTTAGTTGACATTAAGGAAAAGCAAGTAAATAATCATAAATTCATAATcgagcaaaggaaaaagcaacTAAGGCAATTCTAGAGGCGTAGAATTGATTTTGAAATGACTTTGAGTTGCTTAGTTCTTCTAAAATAGCCTTGATTCTGCCTCAAAAATTGATTCTACTTGAAGCTATAATTTGTAGGGTTTGAGTTTAAAAGTGATTTTTACATTGAAATTGACCGTTGAACTCAATTTTGCATAAAACTATTCAAACAAATCACTTTTAACCAGAATTCActcaaaatcaattttttttttctGGCAGAACCAAACATATGCTAAATAAATAAAGAGGAAATGAGAGATCTGAAGTTTCAAAACAACACTTCATCTTGTTTACAGATCTGGATCTCTAATTGCAAACACAAAGCAAATCACAAACCAATTAAACCAACAATTAAATTCTTGATTCAAGAGAGAAAAGTTTAAAATTTTGAATGTAAAAGCCAAGGAACAAACAAAGTCACATAAACACAAATATTTGCAGATAGTTTCAATTGTAAAATTCATAAACACAATGAGACTAATTGAAGCCTTTTAAGCTAACAAATGATAAACCCAATACTAAATTCACAATCTTTAATCCAtacaaagaaaaacaaaaagcTTAAAGATTCAAGCTTCACCCACATTTTCACATGTTATTAACAATCAAAActaaacaaaaaagaaaaaaagacGAAAACTTTCTTTTATAACCTTCAACGATTCAACAATTCCTCCAAAACCCataaccaaaaacaaattttgaCACAAACCCAGATTCTAATTTTCGATTTTACCTAAAACAAAAACACTTAAACTGAAAAGTGATTATTAATTACTCACAGTGCTTCTTCTTTGTTCAGCAGCAACAGCAAGTCCAAAAGCAATCAAGTCAAGAACAAACACACCAATGAGTAGCAATTTGGAAGCCATGGATTCGAATCaaagatgagaagagaatgtagCTGGATCTGTACTTTATCTCGAACTGCGTTGTTATATTCTATGGCGTTTCTTTGCAGCTATAAGGTGTGCATTTCTGAGTGAAGAACAAGGTAACAAgtataattaataaatataaaatatataaagtattttatttttggaaataATAAATAGATATAGAAAAAGACTTGGCAACTAATTTATGAGTATATGAAAGTATATATTTTACCTACTTGCACATTGATTAATCACCTAATCACAactttttttaatttatattggagaaacaaaataaaatataaaaaaatgtTATTCTAGAGGGTAATGAATAGGGTTTCTAATACTCATTTTCATATTtactatttaaaaaaaaatttattatcCGAGTTTATATTTACATGTACTTAGATTCATTAATGTTTAGGTTCGTATTTGTATCTTATAGTATTTAAACATACATATTTATATAAAATTTAATAGTGATTCattttataaaattattatattaatattatataataaataataaaaataaaaatataaaaatatatattatgtAGATATAAATATACTTGTATCCCAATATATTTGTTTATTTTCATAGATAATTATTTGTGTATTTATTTTCCGAATTTTGACCCTATTAATTTTTTCATGTGTCTATTGGAGATGAATTAGATTACAAGCACCACATTATTTTCACTAATGTAGTGTAAGGTGGCACATTTTACTTGACAGCTTCCACACTAATTGTTTATTATACATGAAAAGTGATTAAATTTTTTGCATTAAAATATTTGTATATATATGCATAGaattaaatcattttaaaattttatatttttaaatgaTTTAAAAAATAGTTTAATATTTATATGTGATTTAATTGAATATTTATACAAATTAAATCTACGTAAAAGAAATTATAAATACATAATAATAATTGAATAGCTATATGGGTGTTTTAGATTTCTTGAATTGGGTTTGGAGATTTGGTGGGAGGAGAATCGGTTGGAAAAGAGAGTAGGTTGAAGAATTGAAGGATGGGATAAAATGGTAATTTCGTAGGGAAGTGAAATATGAAATAGATTAGGGGATTTGTCGGTGACAGACTGGTGAGGGTATAAAATGAAAAGCAAACACTTACGTCATATTGAAGTACATTGGGTTAGAAGCATGTGAAGCTTCTCCAATTCAAAGTGAGTCATCTTTTTTTAGGCATTTCCCTTTTAATTATGTTATACTATTATTTTATATctaatataaaataaaaatattgtctaaaACTCTAAAACTCTGTTTGGTGAAACTACCTAataacttttatatatatatatatatatatatatatatatatatatatatatataaagtagTAAATTTAAGAGTCAGaataaaattttgttaaaataaGAAAGGTGGGGAAAAAAGTGACAAGTTAAAAACTATAAGttcaaaaactattttaaatagtttttaagaaaaaaactataaaataaataaaaaagatagaagttaaaaattaaataataattatcAAACAGGATATTTTTATTAATATGAGCtaaaaaaaacaaatttaaaaatttaaaactCTTCTTCTGATGTTACTTAACCGACTTTAAATTTGATACATGAAACAAATTTACTATTTCCTCCATCTTATAAAAAACGTCTTATTTACACTTTTTATATATCTCAAAATAAATATCTCTTTAgatatatttgttttttttttcactaactaataaataaaaatattttggtcaataatattaactttattattaaaattaacaaATCTAATCATTTTCTTAAGAATCGCGCAGAGCTCAAATAAAACTCTTATTATGAGACGGAGGGAGTATGTTCTAAGTTTAGTCATACACCATTATATCCTTCTATTAAGCTACATCAAAACATTGGGAAGCTATTTGAATATATAACTTCTTCTAAAAGATTTATTTGTTAGGGTTTCAATACGAGGGAatatttttatattgggtcttTCTTTATGAACAACACACTTTATGAGAGACACATCAAATATTCATCTAAAACTTTAAGGTGATATGTAtgtgggttctctcacttattAATGCTCAGGTCTCCACTTTTCTAATCAATGTGAGACTTCTCCACGCCTTATTTCTCAAAGTTTTTAACTCAAACTTATGTTTTCTCTGAAGGAGAATcgcgatccaaaatgcagcggaatttaaaatttctcctttagtaatccttacgaatgggcatgatcaatgatagaattgttacctcttgtggcgattgaaacctttgatgcagatctacggaacgatcacgaacgttgaatggtgacaacgcctctactcagccacacgaacgaattccttcaatctcagtgctagctgctacgaatgaaggttttgagtgagagaaacaaaattacaactacttaaatgcttctgcacaagggttctatttatagaaccacttgtgtgggttgtaagctaaaaaaGCCCAATTAAatgtatgtggcccatatcttatgatataccaaaatcacttaagcgtgtggtaccttaccatatttcgtattctactcaagtgcatcgtaccttacgatgtcctacaattcacttaagtgcatcgtaccttacggtgttccttatttactttatctctcaGCAATTCgttcttttgtgtgtgaccctataggttttcacggcattgccaattatattaaatcacgtatttaacataataaatagtgagcagtatctagcaacacatcactgctacccaagacacaaaaatgtcatgtgatctgacaaatccttttgtgataatacttatgtgtacaattacctttttgcccttatgtctatattgaacacaaggcataaaccgtgtcatccttgaccagttcaatattgggcccgtagacgtttatcctgttatgcaggatggacaaattccatctaggtcactcatgtcccttagcatgcttcgtggagtatccatcaaccGTCTTTATGGTCATtcagttacgaacaatgtttgatcagcaataaggcactcgactctacatctagggtacatagtggtttcaggtcaaagggtggtatacactattatcaccatgagaataacttatgacacttagcataacattctatatagtattctcatagcgggtcaatccagtataaatattactctcaatattcatacttatgtttaagacttgataactccttatccatgatccatgagatgtgatcatcagtctatatacataatagtcttaatgctttaatgttattccACTTTACAACgaagctcgactacggatactttaagaatacTTTCCTTGtatttaatgggatctcatgattaagtcacacttgatacattaaacgaactagctattctatggactttattaaacaaacataataaagaaaaagtcttttattattaatgaATAATTTGAcacaagtaccaaaattattggcttatagggcttacaccaacaatctcccactagcactagagtcaatcatgcatacccctaatgcccatagatctagtatgaccatcatgcttctgctgcgcaagaggctttgtcaatgggtcagcaatattgtcaagtgtagatactttgcatattttcatatctcctctatctattaactcttgaatgaggtgataacgtctaagtatgtgtttggatcgttggtgagatctaggctccttaacttgtgcgatagcaccattgttatcacaatagagatcaatgaaatccacaatgctaggaactatgccaagttcactaatgaaatgtttgatccaaacagcttcctttgctgcacttgaggcagcaatatactcggcctcggttgtagaatcaatAATTATATCTTGCTTTtaacttttccagctcacagcgccactgtttaagcaaaacacataaccagattgcgatctaaagtcatccttatctatctagaagctagcatcggtgtatccaattacagcaagctctttctgacctccatatatcaagaatgagtccttagtccttctcaaatacttaaggatattcttgacagctacccaatgagcatcatcggGATCAAATTGGTACatactcgttgcacttaaagcatacgagacatctggttgagtacataatgttggtgtaagccctagaggccaatacattttggtacttgtatcgaataataaaaggcattctctttattatggttgattaataaagtccctggaatagatagtccgtttaatgtattaagtgtgacttaatcatgagaacacattaaacataaggacactattcctaaagtattcgtagtcgagctttagtgtgaagtgggataacattaaagcattaagactattatgtttgtagactgatgatcacatctcatggatcatggataaagagttatcaagtcttaaacataggtatgaatattaggagtaatatttataccggattgacccgctatgagaatactatatagaaagttatgcaaggtgtcataagttattctcatggtgataatagtgtattctactcttcgacctgaaaccactatggaccctagatgtagagtcgagtgctttattgctgatccaacgttgtccgtaactggataaccataaagacagttgatgggtactccacaaagcatgctgagggacatgagtgacctagatggaatttgcccatcctgcataacaggataaatgtctatgggcccaatattgaactggacaaggatgacacggtctatgccttgtgttcaatatagacataagggcaaaagggtaattatacacataattatcatagaaggaattgtcagatcacatgacatttttgtgtcttgggtagcagtgatgtgttgctagataccgctcactgtttattatgttaaatgcgtgatttaatataattgccaacgtcacgaaaacctacagggtcacacacaaaggacggattaatgagagatagagtaactaaggaataccgtaaggtacggtgcccttaagtgagttatagagcatcgtaaggtacgatgtacttgagtagaatacgaaatatggtaaggtaccatgagcttaagtgattttgggcatattataagatatgggccaaaatacacttaagtggacttttagcttgaagcccacacaagtggttctataaatagaacccttgtgcagaagcaaaaatttgcggttgcattattttcgttttctctcactctctctctctcactcaaagccttcattcgtaccagctagcactgagattgaaggaagccgttcgtgtggactgagtagagacgtt containing:
- the LOC127086382 gene encoding uncharacterized protein LOC127086382, producing the protein MASKLLLIGVFVLDLIAFGLAVAAEQRRSTAKIVPDRDENYNYCVYNSDISTGYGVGAFLFLLVSQIVIMVASRCFCCGKPLKPGGSRACAVILFIICWVLFLIAEMCLLAGSVENAYHTKYRTIIYNDPPSCETVRKGVFAAGAAFIFFTSIISKFYYINYSSARESFQPYLGGGETGVGMGTYK